A stretch of Paenibacillus sp. URB8-2 DNA encodes these proteins:
- the hpf gene encoding ribosome hibernation-promoting factor, HPF/YfiA family, whose product MQFSIRGQQIEVTDALREYVDKKLSRLEKYFDAPPTQEGFVTLSVIRGLHTVEVTIPLAGVTLRAEVRSDDMYASIDGVVDKLERQIRKHKTKLNRKFRQEGSLKTLFVEGGSNGSVALEEQDEELEVVRNKRFTLKPMDVEEAILQMNMVGHNFFVFSNIDTSEVSVVYKRNDGKYGLIEQD is encoded by the coding sequence ATGCAATTCAGCATTCGAGGTCAACAAATTGAAGTGACCGACGCTTTGAGAGAGTATGTTGATAAGAAGCTCAGCAGACTTGAGAAGTATTTCGATGCGCCCCCTACTCAAGAAGGTTTCGTAACGCTCAGCGTTATACGGGGTCTTCATACGGTGGAAGTAACAATCCCGCTGGCCGGTGTCACGCTTCGCGCGGAAGTCCGCAGCGATGATATGTATGCTTCGATCGACGGGGTAGTGGACAAGCTTGAGCGCCAAATCCGCAAGCACAAAACCAAACTCAACCGGAAGTTCCGTCAGGAAGGAAGCCTGAAGACGCTTTTCGTGGAAGGCGGATCGAATGGTTCCGTCGCCTTGGAAGAACAGGATGAAGAATTGGAGGTTGTGCGCAACAAACGCTTCACATTGAAGCCGATGGACGTGGAGGAAGCGATCCTGCAAATGAATATGGTGGGACATAATTTCTTTGTATTTTCCAACATTGACACTTCCGAGGTAAGTGTCGTGTACAAACGAAATGACGGCAAATACGGATTGATTGAACAGGATTGA
- a CDS encoding S-layer homology domain-containing protein, whose product MKKFWRGLLTGVLGIGMVFGSLGAASAASTPKDIQGHWAQSKVQDWLDKGYLTGYPDGTFKPNKAITRAEFVAVVNRLFSFKDTATVTFTDVKTTNWAYSEVAKAVKAGYINGYSNNTFHPNSPITRQEAAVIAAKVLHLSTDATSTTFKDAAQISAWARGSVAAVANLKIITGYPNGTFGPKKPLTRAEAVIIVGNSSAHNTGGASATPATPTPSATPAPTPSTGGGGGGGGTVSYPTVSGATYGHVGSVTADVYFTSNVTGSVYYVVAAGSAALPTVNEIYLGSAGSGVSVVNKGLKFTTAGSTVSFSVYGLTAGTNYSAFIILVDNYGNRSVSVARVDFKTTASTVTGITYAASGTSTTVTSVVYVTYGSAGDLAGQIRYVVIPSDPSIATGAAAPTAEQVWNGQNASGIAVGSGWSGGLPVIIPGTQTPITITGLASGKEYKVYLVAGDGTGGYSTVEVVTVQTK is encoded by the coding sequence ATGAAAAAGTTTTGGCGCGGTCTTCTGACCGGGGTCCTCGGAATCGGAATGGTGTTCGGCTCGCTTGGAGCCGCATCCGCTGCATCCACGCCTAAGGACATTCAAGGGCACTGGGCGCAGAGCAAAGTGCAGGACTGGCTGGACAAAGGATATTTGACGGGGTATCCGGACGGTACCTTTAAGCCGAACAAAGCGATTACACGGGCGGAATTTGTAGCTGTGGTCAATCGTCTGTTCAGCTTTAAGGACACAGCAACGGTTACTTTTACGGACGTCAAGACCACGAACTGGGCTTACAGCGAGGTAGCGAAGGCGGTTAAAGCCGGATATATCAACGGCTATTCAAACAACACCTTCCACCCCAACAGTCCGATTACACGCCAGGAAGCGGCGGTCATTGCGGCGAAGGTACTGCACCTTAGCACCGATGCAACGTCAACGACATTCAAGGATGCTGCACAAATCTCAGCCTGGGCCCGTGGCTCGGTTGCGGCTGTGGCCAACCTGAAGATTATTACAGGTTATCCGAACGGTACGTTCGGACCGAAGAAACCGCTGACCCGCGCGGAAGCGGTGATCATCGTTGGCAACTCGTCCGCCCATAATACCGGCGGCGCGAGTGCGACACCAGCGACGCCGACGCCGTCGGCTACCCCTGCTCCGACACCGTCCACTGGCGGGGGCGGCGGAGGAGGCGGCACGGTCTCGTATCCAACAGTAAGCGGAGCGACTTACGGCCATGTAGGCTCGGTAACGGCAGACGTCTATTTCACGTCCAACGTTACCGGCTCGGTATACTATGTGGTCGCAGCCGGCTCGGCAGCGCTGCCAACCGTTAATGAGATTTACCTCGGTTCGGCGGGAAGCGGCGTATCGGTGGTGAATAAAGGATTGAAGTTTACAACCGCCGGCAGTACCGTTTCCTTCTCCGTATATGGACTAACGGCCGGTACGAATTATTCCGCATTTATTATCCTGGTTGATAATTACGGCAACCGGTCGGTGAGCGTAGCGAGAGTGGACTTCAAGACAACGGCAAGCACGGTAACGGGAATCACTTACGCCGCGTCAGGAACATCGACTACCGTTACTTCAGTGGTATATGTAACTTACGGCTCTGCGGGTGATCTGGCCGGACAAATCCGCTATGTCGTGATCCCATCCGACCCGTCGATTGCGACGGGAGCCGCTGCTCCTACCGCCGAACAGGTGTGGAACGGGCAAAACGCCTCAGGAATTGCCGTCGGCAGCGGATGGAGCGGAGGCCTACCGGTCATTATACCTGGAACCCAAACTCCAATTACGATCACCGGCCTTGCCAGCGGCAAGGAATACAAGGTTTACCTTGTAGCAGGGGACGGCACCGGGGGATACTCGACGGTTGAAGTCGTCACCGTGCAGACGAAGTAA
- a CDS encoding cold shock domain-containing protein → MEGKVKWFNAEKGYGFIETAEGGDVFVHFSAIQTEGFKTLEEGQSVEFDIVEGARGPQAANVIKL, encoded by the coding sequence ATGGAAGGAAAAGTTAAATGGTTTAACGCAGAAAAAGGTTACGGTTTCATCGAGACTGCAGAAGGCGGCGACGTATTCGTTCACTTCTCCGCGATCCAAACCGAAGGTTTCAAGACACTGGAAGAAGGACAGTCGGTTGAGTTTGACATCGTGGAAGGCGCACGCGGACCACAAGCAGCTAACGTAATCAAATTATAA
- the fliS gene encoding flagellar export chaperone FliS, with protein MITSPYDKYRQSSVQTSSPSQLLLMLFDGAIRFGKTALEGMDAADYEKVNINLGKVQSIVTELMATLDRSYEVSNGLYSLYEYSNYLLIQANIKKAKEPVEEALGYLSELRQAFAQAAKMTAGQEIQNG; from the coding sequence ATGATCACATCTCCTTACGATAAATACCGGCAGTCGTCCGTACAGACCTCTAGTCCCTCACAGCTGCTGCTTATGTTGTTTGACGGAGCGATCCGGTTTGGCAAGACCGCTTTGGAGGGCATGGACGCCGCCGACTATGAGAAAGTCAATATTAACCTGGGAAAAGTACAGTCTATTGTCACTGAACTCATGGCGACTCTGGATCGATCTTATGAGGTATCCAATGGACTTTATTCATTATACGAATATTCCAACTATCTATTGATTCAGGCTAACATCAAGAAGGCTAAGGAGCCGGTAGAAGAAGCTCTCGGCTACCTGTCCGAGCTTCGCCAGGCCTTCGCCCAAGCGGCCAAGATGACGGCGGGCCAGGAAATCCAGAATGGATAG
- the fliD gene encoding flagellar filament capping protein FliD — MATLRISGLASGIDVDSIVKQMMTAKRAPLDKLTQQKQIMEWQRDNYREINSKLVDFKTNKLTTYDKSSALNTQSAVVTGDTDALKAEATADANGITMNIKVTQIAKAATAVTSGATMSAVNQARLTSSSTLADLQKLNSGASATGGVFKLTVNGKSIDLPQNMSIADAVTKISQTDGANVTAKFDEVTGKLSISSKIYSASGTVTLNPADSFLKLFGAGALVQTAYQPSKIEVNNGSDAVWTSLEFASNSFKLNGVSFTLLDKTTTSAKVTTTNDPAKALESIKNFVSDYNTLLNTLNTKVNEDRYTDYSPLTDEQKKEMSETQIEAWENKSKSGLLKNDDILKSTLATIRSALTDKLGQLSSIGITTGQYYENGKLYVDEEKLKKALSDNPQQVTTVFQGPSGSPTTGLFDKLSTEMTNAVEKLSIKAGTSKFSSDVTAAFKTDSVMGKELADYTTRIKDLQARMNDYEDNIYKRFTAMETAISKYNSQSSSLTSYLNS, encoded by the coding sequence ATGGCGACTCTTCGAATTAGCGGTTTGGCTTCGGGTATAGATGTTGATAGTATCGTTAAACAGATGATGACAGCCAAAAGAGCACCGCTAGATAAATTGACTCAACAGAAGCAGATCATGGAGTGGCAAAGAGACAACTACAGGGAGATCAACAGCAAGCTTGTTGATTTTAAAACCAATAAACTTACTACCTACGATAAATCGAGCGCTTTGAATACGCAATCGGCTGTTGTTACAGGCGACACAGATGCGCTTAAAGCCGAAGCCACTGCCGATGCCAATGGCATTACCATGAATATCAAAGTAACTCAGATTGCTAAAGCGGCGACTGCTGTTACCTCCGGCGCAACGATGTCGGCGGTCAATCAGGCGAGACTAACCAGCAGCTCTACGCTGGCTGATCTGCAGAAGCTTAACTCTGGCGCTTCAGCCACAGGCGGTGTATTTAAATTAACGGTGAATGGCAAATCCATTGATCTGCCTCAAAATATGTCTATCGCCGATGCGGTTACCAAAATCAGTCAGACAGATGGTGCTAACGTCACAGCGAAGTTTGATGAAGTGACCGGTAAACTTTCAATCTCATCCAAAATCTATTCAGCAAGCGGGACAGTGACTCTTAACCCCGCGGATTCCTTTTTGAAATTATTCGGTGCAGGTGCGCTTGTACAAACGGCATACCAACCATCGAAGATAGAAGTGAATAATGGGTCGGATGCTGTTTGGACCTCTTTGGAATTCGCCAGCAACAGCTTCAAGCTGAACGGGGTATCCTTTACTTTACTGGATAAAACAACAACTTCCGCTAAAGTAACTACCACGAACGATCCGGCAAAGGCGCTGGAATCCATTAAGAACTTTGTATCCGACTATAATACTTTGCTAAATACATTGAACACAAAGGTTAATGAGGATCGATATACCGATTATTCGCCTTTAACCGATGAACAGAAGAAAGAGATGTCGGAAACCCAGATTGAGGCTTGGGAGAATAAATCCAAGAGCGGGCTCTTGAAAAATGATGACATTCTAAAGTCTACCCTTGCCACGATTCGTTCTGCTCTGACCGACAAACTGGGACAGCTAAGCTCTATAGGGATTACGACGGGACAATATTATGAGAACGGTAAACTGTATGTTGATGAAGAGAAGCTCAAAAAAGCCCTTTCAGATAATCCTCAACAGGTTACCACGGTATTTCAGGGACCTTCCGGCAGTCCGACTACCGGACTGTTCGACAAACTTTCAACCGAAATGACAAATGCAGTTGAGAAATTATCGATCAAAGCCGGTACATCGAAGTTCTCATCCGATGTTACAGCGGCTTTCAAAACTGATAGCGTAATGGGAAAAGAGTTGGCCGACTATACCACACGAATTAAAGACCTTCAAGCCCGTATGAACGATTACGAGGACAATATTTACAAAAGATTCACAGCCATGGAAACCGCAATTAGTAAGTATAACAGTCAATCTTCCAGCCTAACAAGCTACTTAAATTCATAA
- a CDS encoding flagellar protein FlaG: protein MDVRLSNAGGYKTSIPDYRIKPNSKSSEADNYSIENVYTTGELKKLEIQGVTVSKGQEQTVKALEKVLKALEGPETTFEVSVHKETKAIMVKVLNKDTGELIREIPPEKTLDLVANMMEFAGIIVDEKV from the coding sequence ATGGATGTCCGCTTATCAAATGCAGGAGGTTACAAAACTTCAATACCGGATTACCGGATCAAGCCGAATTCCAAGTCTTCGGAAGCGGACAACTACAGTATTGAAAATGTTTATACAACCGGTGAATTGAAGAAATTGGAGATCCAAGGCGTCACCGTTTCAAAGGGGCAAGAACAGACCGTAAAAGCACTCGAAAAAGTGCTGAAGGCATTGGAAGGGCCTGAGACAACGTTCGAGGTTAGTGTACACAAAGAAACCAAAGCTATCATGGTAAAAGTCCTCAATAAAGACACGGGCGAATTAATTAGAGAGATTCCTCCGGAGAAGACATTGGACCTCGTTGCCAATATGATGGAATTCGCAGGGATTATTGTAGACGAGAAAGTATAG
- a CDS encoding acyltransferase: MGIMSNLAIIPICVHRSFNKNTEVNLHIESNVFINRNVIIESFNKTEIGKYVIFGPQLYLSDNNHEYRSPYLPIALQNIMDNNTLKVRDGAWIGAGSRVVSNLNIGFGSVIGANSVITKDVSDHVVIAGNPAQIIKVCDYRTQSWIYVKDNPALLKDIIDNRGEFEGYNYELIESTLNKLGWNISI, encoded by the coding sequence TTGGGGATCATGTCCAACTTGGCGATCATTCCTATCTGTGTACATAGATCGTTTAATAAAAACACAGAAGTCAATCTGCATATTGAGTCCAATGTCTTTATAAATAGAAACGTTATTATTGAATCCTTTAATAAAACAGAGATAGGGAAATATGTCATTTTTGGTCCTCAGTTGTACTTATCCGATAACAATCATGAATACAGGTCGCCTTATTTGCCGATAGCCTTACAAAATATAATGGATAATAATACCCTGAAGGTAAGAGACGGTGCATGGATTGGAGCAGGTTCCAGAGTTGTAAGTAATCTTAATATAGGATTCGGGTCTGTCATAGGGGCCAACAGCGTGATTACAAAAGATGTTTCGGATCATGTGGTTATTGCGGGTAACCCGGCGCAAATTATTAAAGTGTGTGACTATCGTACTCAATCTTGGATATATGTAAAAGATAATCCGGCATTATTGAAAGATATAATCGATAACAGAGGCGAATTTGAAGGTTATAATTATGAACTTATTGAATCGACACTGAATAAACTCGGATGGAACATTTCTATTTAA
- a CDS encoding flagellin N-terminal helical domain-containing protein has translation MIINHNIASLNTQRQLNTNTVNQSKNIEKLSSGLRINRAGDDAAGLAISEKMRGQIRGLDQASRNGQDAISMIQTAEGALNETHSILQRVRELAVQSGTDTNTSDDRKKIQAEVDQLATELTRISNTTEFNSQKLLNGGIQNGNLGEVKFQIGANADQNLSLSISSMDAKSLGVARDKATATVTGATDVKSADLDVNLGTAVTSGTAITLSANATAATATTGAIGGITLTTTGQTSELNGVTINYSDGGDLSAVSVAYDAANKTFTISGDFDDTDTLGSFTTGAQTAAALNAALTANGYTAQVGGAGAGTAATGGTTGTLAGGLASNEVKLTLTAGATNESIIVKNDATTASFTDPTKFKGVNLTLDGSISASTAATVTVGTTSATSASFANGAKTADAVTAAGINVSTQTDANSAITVIDKAITTVSAERSKLGAYQNRLEHTINNLNTSSENLTAAESRIRDVDMAKEMSEQTKNSILAQAAQAMLAQANQQPQGVLQLLR, from the coding sequence ATGATTATCAACCACAATATTGCATCGCTGAACACGCAACGTCAGCTGAACACCAACACTGTCAACCAAAGCAAGAACATTGAGAAGCTGTCTTCCGGTCTTCGCATCAACCGTGCGGGCGATGACGCTGCAGGTCTTGCAATTTCCGAAAAAATGCGCGGCCAAATCCGTGGTCTGGACCAAGCTTCCCGTAACGGTCAAGATGCTATCTCGATGATCCAAACGGCTGAGGGTGCATTGAACGAAACTCATTCCATCCTTCAACGGGTGCGTGAACTGGCAGTTCAATCAGGCACAGATACGAATACTTCGGATGATCGTAAGAAGATCCAAGCTGAAGTTGACCAACTCGCAACTGAATTGACTCGTATTTCCAATACTACTGAGTTCAACAGCCAAAAGCTGCTTAACGGCGGAATCCAAAACGGAAACCTGGGCGAAGTGAAGTTCCAAATCGGTGCAAATGCCGATCAAAACCTTTCTTTGTCGATCTCCTCGATGGATGCGAAGTCTCTGGGCGTTGCTCGCGACAAAGCTACGGCAACTGTGACTGGCGCTACCGATGTGAAGAGCGCTGATCTGGACGTTAACCTGGGTACTGCTGTAACTAGCGGCACAGCCATTACTCTGTCGGCTAACGCAACAGCTGCTACGGCAACTACAGGTGCTATCGGCGGTATCACATTGACTACTACTGGACAGACTTCCGAGCTGAATGGTGTAACCATCAATTACAGCGACGGCGGCGACTTATCTGCTGTATCGGTTGCTTATGATGCGGCTAACAAGACATTCACGATTTCTGGCGACTTTGACGATACGGATACTCTCGGCTCTTTTACAACCGGTGCACAGACAGCAGCAGCTCTGAATGCAGCTTTGACTGCTAATGGTTACACTGCCCAAGTAGGCGGCGCTGGTGCTGGTACAGCTGCTACTGGAGGGACTACAGGTACGCTTGCGGGTGGTTTGGCTTCCAACGAAGTGAAGTTGACTTTGACTGCGGGCGCAACTAACGAAAGCATTATCGTTAAGAATGACGCAACTACGGCTTCATTCACAGACCCAACCAAGTTTAAAGGTGTAAACCTTACTCTGGATGGTTCGATTAGCGCATCGACGGCTGCTACAGTCACTGTCGGAACTACTTCCGCAACTTCCGCATCCTTTGCAAACGGAGCAAAAACCGCTGACGCAGTTACAGCTGCAGGTATCAACGTCTCCACTCAAACGGATGCAAATTCGGCAATCACAGTAATTGACAAAGCCATCACAACCGTTTCTGCGGAAAGATCTAAATTAGGTGCTTACCAAAACCGCTTAGAACACACAATCAACAACCTCAACACTTCCTCCGAAAACCTGACTGCTGCTGAATCCCGTATTCGTGACGTAGACATGGCGAAGGAAATGAGCGAACAAACCAAGAACTCCATCCTGGCTCAAGCCGCTCAAGCAATGTTGGCTCAAGCGAACCAACAGCCGCAAGGCGTTCTGCAATTGCTTCGTTAA
- the csrA gene encoding carbon storage regulator CsrA: MLVLARKKGESIVIQDNIEITILGVEGETVKIGISAPRHVDIFRQEVYLSIKESNKESAAPAPSSLNALIDRLKSK; the protein is encoded by the coding sequence ATGCTAGTTCTTGCGCGCAAAAAGGGAGAATCGATAGTCATTCAGGACAATATTGAGATTACGATCCTCGGCGTGGAAGGAGAAACCGTTAAAATCGGCATCTCCGCTCCGAGGCATGTAGATATTTTTCGGCAGGAGGTCTATTTGTCTATTAAAGAGAGCAACAAGGAATCCGCAGCTCCGGCGCCAAGCAGCCTGAACGCCCTCATTGACCGCCTCAAGTCAAAATAA
- the fliW gene encoding flagellar assembly protein FliW, with protein sequence MIIETTALGPLDIQDEEIYHFPKGIPGFEQETEFAMIDLQEGPFSYLQSLKTESLSFLLTDPFVFYPHYEFDLPDTEAEELEISNSVVVCAIVTIRDTPEESTLNLLAPVVLNPVKRLGKQVVLHRSPYLTKQLLWTEGQTKEGEPSC encoded by the coding sequence ATGATTATAGAAACAACAGCTTTAGGTCCGCTAGATATACAGGATGAAGAGATCTACCATTTTCCGAAAGGAATTCCCGGTTTTGAGCAGGAGACGGAATTTGCGATGATTGATCTGCAGGAAGGACCATTTTCGTATCTGCAATCTCTTAAGACGGAGAGTCTTTCTTTTTTGCTGACCGATCCCTTTGTTTTTTATCCTCATTATGAGTTCGACCTGCCTGATACGGAAGCGGAGGAGTTGGAAATATCGAATTCGGTTGTGGTGTGTGCCATTGTAACGATCAGAGACACGCCGGAAGAATCTACGCTGAATCTGCTAGCCCCCGTCGTGCTTAATCCGGTGAAGCGGCTCGGCAAACAGGTTGTGCTTCACCGTTCTCCTTATTTAACCAAGCAGCTTTTGTGGACGGAAGGACAAACCAAGGAGGGCGAGCCATCATGCTAG
- a CDS encoding DUF6470 family protein has product MKVMVQISQTPALIGMETTPGNLTISQPPADLQITTTPGEWNIHQPAPEVTIDQSRARAAYTGGTYREMSQRIYSGVEQLWLQGIAKRMEQGERMANFHKPGNSIGEVYGEDWQPVSYPEVRGPASYDNVDIDIKAVPVQIEYRRAEVRIQVEQNKPQFHYTPSSVEIYLRQKPSLTFTPQVLDAQV; this is encoded by the coding sequence ATGAAGGTGATGGTGCAAATCTCTCAGACACCGGCGCTGATCGGGATGGAGACAACACCAGGAAATCTGACCATCAGCCAGCCTCCCGCAGATTTGCAGATTACGACAACCCCGGGAGAATGGAATATCCACCAGCCGGCACCAGAGGTGACGATTGACCAATCCCGGGCTCGCGCGGCATATACGGGCGGAACATACCGCGAGATGAGCCAGCGTATTTATTCGGGCGTTGAACAGCTTTGGCTGCAGGGAATCGCGAAGAGAATGGAGCAGGGCGAACGAATGGCCAATTTTCACAAGCCCGGGAACTCGATCGGCGAAGTTTATGGGGAGGACTGGCAGCCAGTATCTTACCCGGAAGTGCGCGGCCCCGCCTCCTATGATAATGTAGATATTGATATTAAGGCGGTTCCGGTGCAGATTGAGTACCGCAGAGCCGAAGTTCGTATCCAGGTGGAGCAAAATAAACCCCAATTTCATTACACGCCGTCCAGCGTGGAGATTTACTTGCGGCAGAAGCCATCTTTGACCTTTACGCCGCAGGTGCTTGACGCGCAGGTCTAG
- the flgL gene encoding flagellar hook-associated protein FlgL: protein MLRVTSNMMNAQLLLNLNRNARNMNDTQIQLATGRKLNKPSDDPVGITYSLRYRSELSANSQYQENVDDAISWLEFNDTVLTQTGDVIQRLRELSVQGASGTNSQEALNSINAEVKQLKEQLIDIANSQFKGKYIFNGQQYDVQPYQFPTGADGTLDTSTASSIVTDEGLLNYTVGDSVQLPINITGNEVFGGQDSDNIFAVIDNISAALTVGNTAEVSKQLGNIDSRTNKLLAVQAEVGAKSNRIELMKNRLSDLEVNLTDLQAKTEDGDYAELLTQSKIQENIYNASLSVGAKIIQNSLVDFIR from the coding sequence ATGCTTAGAGTAACTTCCAATATGATGAACGCTCAGCTGCTGCTCAATCTTAACCGCAATGCGCGTAACATGAACGATACCCAGATTCAACTGGCTACCGGCCGAAAGCTCAATAAGCCATCCGACGATCCCGTCGGAATCACCTACTCCCTTCGTTACCGTTCAGAGCTGTCAGCGAACTCGCAGTATCAGGAGAACGTGGACGATGCGATCTCATGGCTGGAGTTTAATGATACGGTGCTTACACAGACCGGGGATGTCATTCAGCGGCTGCGGGAACTATCAGTTCAAGGGGCAAGCGGAACCAACTCGCAGGAGGCGCTTAACAGCATTAATGCCGAAGTGAAGCAGCTGAAGGAGCAGCTGATTGATATCGCAAACAGCCAGTTTAAGGGCAAGTATATCTTTAACGGCCAGCAGTATGATGTGCAGCCGTATCAATTCCCAACCGGAGCCGATGGTACACTGGATACGTCTACCGCTTCCTCGATTGTAACGGATGAAGGTTTGTTAAATTACACGGTAGGAGACAGTGTTCAACTTCCCATTAACATCACCGGAAATGAAGTGTTCGGCGGACAGGATAGCGATAATATTTTTGCGGTGATCGATAATATCTCCGCCGCGCTGACAGTGGGTAATACAGCGGAAGTATCTAAACAATTAGGCAACATCGACTCGAGAACCAATAAGCTGCTGGCTGTACAGGCAGAGGTTGGGGCCAAATCAAACCGGATTGAGCTGATGAAGAACCGGCTCAGCGATTTGGAGGTCAATTTGACGGATCTTCAAGCCAAAACCGAGGACGGAGACTATGCTGAGCTGCTGACGCAATCCAAGATTCAGGAAAACATCTATAATGCCTCCCTGTCGGTCGGGGCTAAGATTATTCAAAATTCTCTGGTGGATTTCATTAGATAA
- the flgK gene encoding flagellar hook-associated protein FlgK, translated as MTSTFHSIETARRSLVTQTAALNTTGHNIANANTEGYTRQTVKMAASRPIEAYGFSNSTSPGQLGTGVEFGSIERIRETFLDDQFRGENSSLGSWTIQSDTLDKLESIFNEPSETGISTVLDNFWKSWSDLSKNPEDSTARKIVVQTSQSMADALNYMSRQLDNLDSDLATNIGVKATEINGYLSSIADLNESIFRIESMGDKANDLRDQRDLMADKLSKIINISVTQTDSGYNISLGGQQLVQGFAASSVTSDSLTTAYGDGTTGDLKSGEVYGMIDSSRRYVADYKSQLNNMANTIATGAVEVTLPKGSILPAGTILTNDASIIRADGTAATLTAGDAMPQGATLNQDVKTTVNGLNGLHQLGYTMDGTLDPGKPLFTISGDGGTITAGNITFNPEIAANTDLLATSLRTTGTGASEAVVKGNNTLALLIANQQSGTFTAPTGIKGTPGTFYKTMVGQLGVQSQEATRQTENSNYLVQQVDARRQSVSGVSLDEEMSNMLVFQHAYSAAARFMTTYDEMLDKLINATGTVGR; from the coding sequence GTGACATCAACCTTCCACTCAATTGAAACCGCCCGGCGAAGCCTTGTCACGCAGACGGCGGCGCTCAACACAACGGGACACAATATCGCCAACGCCAACACCGAAGGCTACACACGCCAGACTGTCAAAATGGCTGCTTCCAGACCGATTGAAGCTTACGGTTTCAGCAACTCCACTTCTCCGGGGCAGCTTGGCACAGGCGTAGAATTCGGCTCTATCGAGCGAATCCGCGAGACTTTTCTCGACGATCAGTTCCGCGGGGAGAATTCCTCGCTCGGCAGTTGGACCATCCAGTCCGATACGCTGGACAAGCTGGAGTCGATTTTTAATGAGCCTTCGGAGACGGGAATCAGCACCGTATTGGATAACTTCTGGAAATCATGGTCCGACCTCAGCAAAAACCCGGAAGACAGCACCGCGCGCAAAATCGTTGTTCAGACCTCCCAGTCGATGGCGGACGCGCTCAACTATATGAGCAGACAGCTGGACAATCTGGACAGCGACCTGGCGACCAATATCGGCGTTAAAGCTACCGAAATCAATGGTTATCTTTCTTCGATTGCTGACCTTAACGAGTCGATATTCCGGATAGAGAGCATGGGCGACAAGGCGAACGATCTTCGCGACCAGCGTGATTTGATGGCGGACAAGCTGTCCAAAATCATCAATATCAGCGTGACGCAAACCGACAGCGGCTATAATATTTCACTTGGCGGCCAGCAGCTTGTTCAGGGTTTCGCGGCTTCGAGCGTAACTTCAGATTCATTGACTACCGCATACGGAGATGGGACTACCGGCGATTTGAAATCCGGCGAAGTTTACGGAATGATCGACTCCAGCAGGAGGTATGTGGCCGACTATAAAAGCCAACTGAACAATATGGCGAATACAATCGCTACTGGAGCGGTGGAGGTCACGCTGCCCAAGGGCTCCATTTTGCCTGCGGGAACGATCCTGACCAATGATGCTTCGATTATTCGGGCGGATGGTACGGCAGCGACTTTGACCGCCGGCGACGCCATGCCGCAGGGAGCAACGCTGAACCAAGACGTCAAAACGACGGTTAACGGGCTTAACGGGCTGCACCAACTTGGGTATACGATGGACGGCACCCTGGATCCGGGTAAACCGCTGTTCACCATAAGCGGTGATGGCGGTACGATTACCGCAGGCAATATCACCTTTAACCCTGAAATTGCAGCCAATACCGATCTGCTGGCAACTTCCCTGCGTACGACCGGCACGGGGGCATCGGAGGCTGTTGTCAAAGGCAATAATACGCTGGCGCTGTTGATTGCCAACCAGCAATCCGGCACATTTACAGCACCGACCGGAATTAAGGGCACTCCAGGCACTTTTTATAAAACTATGGTTGGACAGCTTGGTGTACAATCGCAAGAAGCGACACGTCAGACGGAGAACTCCAACTATCTGGTGCAGCAGGTGGATGCCCGCCGCCAATCCGTGAGCGGAGTGTCTCTAGACGAAGAAATGTCCAATATGCTCGTGTTCCAGCATGCCTATAGCGCTGCCGCGCGTTTTATGACGACCTATGACGAAATGCTTGATAAACTCATTAATGCCACCGGCACCGTCGGCAGATAA